The region ATTTTGATCACCATTACTCATATAATCACTTAGGGCTTAAACGAAATTTTAATTTTACCGGGCGGGATTTTTTCAATCTTTGTTTTTCCGTTACTATCAAGTTTTCCTTTCTTGATTTCTCCTGACGGCAGATAAATCTGATATTCTTTGTTGGCTAAAATATTACCTTCTTCATCCTTAAAAACTATCTCAATATCATCATCAACATCCAGTATTCCGGATTTAGCAACCATTTCATTACAGTAAGCATCAAAATAGAAAAACGGACGTGAGTATCTGCCGATGTTTTCTTTGTAATCAACAATCTTAATCAGATCTTCATCAACTTTTAACTCCCATTCTGTTTCAGCCTTATCACTATTGATATCAGCATCAAGTTTTGTTAATAAATGGTCGCTGTAATTAATATCTTTAACAAAAATCCTGAACTCAACCTTACTTCCATCTTTTATACCGATTGATTTTACTTTAAGTTTTATTTTGTCACCCATCTTTGCTTTTTCCTTAGACCACTCAGCGCCAAACAGATCAAATAATTCCACTTTACATTGTCCTTCTTTTAATGCATCGCGGGCTATTCTTCCATCGGAGTTAACTACTGCAGCAGATTCCTGATTGTCAGTATCGGTTAAAAGATAATTAACTCCGCTAACTGCATTTCCAGCTTCATCTTGTAATTCAAATTCAATCCAATGTTCATTTCTTGTTGTAGCTTCGACATTACCGGATAAAGCATTTCTTGCACCTGCATTTGCAGAAGCAGCTCCGCTTGATCCCGCACCGCCTCCGCTTCCGCTTCCACTGCCTGCTGTACCAATCATAACTGTCATACAACCCATAACAATAGAATCAGGCGGACCAACACAGGTAGCCATATCTCCCATTCTTGCAGCAGGCACTCCACCAATTAAAACTGTTGGACTGCCGGGCGGAAGGATTGGTCCTCCAACGTGTGGAATAGGCGGTGTACCTGGTGTAACCATCGGACACATGTGCATATCACCAACCCGGGCGGCTGGCATATTACCAATCAATACTGTCGGGCAGCCGGTAACAATTGCACCTCCGTGTGCACAAGTATCACCCATTCTTGCAGCGAAACTCATTTGTATTATCTCTGTTTATTATTAATTAATTTTAACTAAGGATCCTTTAATTGTATTTATTCCTGAGGCTTCGACTGTAACTAACGAACCTTTGACCTGAGTATTTACACCAGCTTCAACGGTTGTATTCATTCCTTTAATTTTATGCTCTGCACTTGCTTCTGCTGTAATGTTGAGAGCCTTAATCTTAAGATCAGCTTTAGCTTCTTGTTTAATATTAGCAGAACTTAGCTCATAATCCTGATCGGTTTCAGTTTTCATATTACCGGAATTGATTTTTGTATCCCCTTCTGTTTCGATAGTAAGATTTTTGGATTGGATTTTTATTTCTCCCTTAGGTGCAAGAATATCTATATCACCGTTCTTTGATTCTATCACAATTTTATTATTAGTTATATCAATTGTCAGATAATTGTTTCCCGGTTTATCCGAGAAATGAATTTTTTCACCTCCGCCGGAATCATCTATTTTCATAAAGTGACCATTCTTTGTCATCACCTCAAGTTTGGTATTTTTATCATCCATCAGAATTTTATGCCCTTCTTTACTGATGACTTCAATTTTCTGTTCTTCATCATTCATTATTAGTTTATGGTCTTCTTTACTTATAATTTCAATTTTTTTATCAGCATCATTTAAAGAGAGCTTATGATTACCTGATGAGGTTAAAGAAATTTTTGTCTCTCGTGATGAATCATCCATTACTATTTCATTACCGGATGCAGTTCGTATGATATTTTGTTTTCTGTTTTTCTGAGCAACAGGAGTTGCAGTAGATGGATTTGGAACGGTACCCAAACCAACAGGGCGGTCAGGATTTCCATCAACACAAGACCATAGCAATTCTGTTTCTTCATGATTCGGGAAATGGATTCCATATCCGGGTCCTGAATAAAACTGTGAAAGCCTTAAAGGCATTGTTGCTCCTTCATCACTAAGATCAAAATTCATCTTTGCCCGGTATCTTCCATGATCATCAATGGATGCATATTCGTCGCCGGCATTTGATAATATTTTAGCACTCATAATACCGGTTACTTTTGGTACTGGTGTATTTCTCAATGGTCTGTATTCGATACTGAATGGTATTGCTTCGAACTCACACTCAAAAGTTGGCTCATACTTTTTCTGATCAGGCAAAAAAGCAAAAAGACTTTTTTGCTGTCCTTTATAAGTAATACTTGTTAAAATATATTCGTTATTCCAATCATTACGATAATGTTTATCCATATTAAAACGATAACCAGCTCTGAACAATCTGCAATCACTTACTCCGTAAAAGATTTTACTCTGTGCAATAAATTCCTGATTTCTTACTTTCGCAAGAAATTCAGCTTCATTTTCATTCAGAAAATTATCTCCATAATCATAGTAAAAGCCCGGATCATTGTTATTTATCTGACTCTGACCAATCAATTGTTTTTCAGGAAACATATAATTGTAATCTTTTAGTTTTACCAGACCTGTAACAACTTTCTCCTTACAGCTTATTTCATGAATTGATTCATCTTCACCAAACGGGTCTTTGTTTAAATTAAATTTAATAGGTTCTTTGGAATCAATTTTAGGCAGGTTATTATTATTATCAGTAATTACTACTATATCTTTATCACTTGAGTGATCGAAATAATAGTAAATACCATAATGTTCAAGTCGTCTGTTGATAAAATTGAGATCTGTTTCTTTATACTGAACCAAATACTCACTTTCAGGGTATGAACTCTTTAAATCAATTTTAAAATCAATACTGGATTTATTGAATATAGTCTTAATTAAGTCTTCTATTTTATAATTTTCAAACACAGCATTCTGATAATTAAGACCAAGCCGCCAAAGCGAGGGAACTAAAGTAACTTTATAAAAATTGTATTCATTTGATTTGCCATATTGCTCTAAGTTTGAAATTATTCCGTGAATTTTAAATGGGTCTTCATCACCTCGATTAAAAACAAGTGCAGCGGGATTATTCAGGATTTTAGAAGAGTCCAACTCAAAATTATCAGAGATAAATCTGATCTGATATTCAAACAGCTCTGAAATTTTTTCTCTGCCTTCAAAAGACAACACATTAATACCTTCATTTTTCACTTCAGAAAAATGTATTTCATAATGCGGCTGGTTGTGTTTATAACTAACCATTACTTACCTCTTTTTAAAAATTTCATTTTAATAATTTTACATACTTAATTCACTGCTTCACAGATTCATTCTCTTAAACCGTCAATCAAAATGTCATCACTAAATAATAATCCAGTCTTAAGAAAATTTATATTTGAATGAACCGTCTTTAGCTTTTGTAACCATCAGTTTATCAGGTTCTTTGCCTTCAGCCATAAAGGCAATCATCTGAGAGGAAATTTCGGGTGCCAGTTTTTTATCAATAATTGCATCAATATTTCTTGCTCCTGTTTCTGCTCTTGTGCAGGATTCAAGAATATCATCAACAACTTTTTTATCAAATGATAATTCAAGTTTTCTGTTCTGCATCAAACGTTTTTTAATTTTATTTAATTTAATCTCAACAATCGGACGCATTGCCTCGGCATTCAATGGCAGAAAAACAATTGGTTTAACTCTTCCTAAAAACTCGGGTCTAAAATATTGATTAAGATATGGTCTTAACTCTTCGAGTAAATCTTCCGGAGAATTCATCCCTTCATTATACTTTTGAAATACAACATCCGAAGCAATGTTGGATGTCATAAAAATAATAGTATTTGAAAAATCAATATTTCTTCTGTCAGCATCCTGAAGCATACCTCTGTCAAAAACCTGCATAAAAAGATCTATTACACTTGAATTAGCTTTTTCAATTTCATCAAGTAAAACAACACAATAAGGTCTTCTTCTGACCGGCTCACTTAATGCACCACCTTCGCCATATCCAACAAGACCCGGATCAGCTCCAATCAATCTTGATGTATTATATTCGTTCTGATATTCTGTCATATTCAAAGTAACCATAAATCTTTCATCACCGAATAAAACTTCTGCAACTGCTCTGGCTAATTCGGTTTTACCAACACCGCTTGTTCCGATAAGCATAAAAACACCAATCGGTCCTTCTTCTTTTTTAATTCCGACTTTTGCACCCCGTAATACATCGGCTATTTGTTTAATTGCATGATCTTGTCCTAAAACACGCTTTCTTAATTCATCTTCTAATTGCAGCATAGTAGTCATTTCATCTTTAGTCATATTACCGACCTTAATTCCTGTCCAAGCTTCGATTACTTCTGCAACCGTGTTCTTAGTTACTTCTGCAAACACCTGTGGTCTTACATCCTGAATTTCACTAAGTTCTTTTTTAACCTTTTCAATTTCATCAATGATTGATTTATCTGCTCCACCGTTATTAGCTGCTGCAAATTTTTTCTTCCTTAATTCCATAAGCGTGCGTGTCAGTTCACTTTCCTTCAGCCATTTATCTTCTTTTTCTTTAACCTCTTTTTCAAGATTTTCTTTTTTTACTTTTAGCGCTTCAAAGCTTTCTTTATTAAAAGCAAGATCCATATCAGAATCTTTTTTAAGTGAGCTGATTGCCATTTCTGTAGATTTTAATTCGCTGATCAACAGTTCAAGTTTAGGCGGTTTACTTGTTAATGACATCTTAACTCTTGTTGCTGCAGTATCGAGTAAATCAACTGCTTTATCGGGTAATTGTCTTCCGGCAATATATCTTCTGGAAAGTTTAACCGCTCCTTCAAGCGCTTCATCAGTAATATGAATTCCGTGATATCCTTCGTATTTGGTTTTGATACCGCGCAGCATTAACACAGCTTTATCATCATCAGGTTCACCGACATATATCGGCTGGAATCTTCTTTCAAGTGCAGCATCTTTAGCAAAATATTTATTGTATTCAAGATATGTTGTAGCTGCAATTGCTCTGAACGAACCTCTTGCAAGTGCAGGTTTAAGAAGATTAGCAGCATCACCTCCGCCTGCAGAAGCACCTGCACCAATCAGAGTATGTGCTTCATCAATAAATAAAATTGCCGGTGTTGGCGAATTTGCTATTTCTGTTATTACAGCTTTCAATCTTTTTTCAAACTCGCCTCTCATTTTTGTTCCTGCTTGTAAAGAACCTAAATCAAGTGAATAGATTTGATTATTCTTCAATACATCAGGCACTTCATCAGAAGCGATCTTTATAGCTAAACCTTCTACCAAAGCAGTTTTCCCGACACCCGGTTCACCAAGAATAATTGGATTGGATTTTTTTCTTCTTGATAATACTTCAATAACCTGAATGATTTCATCATCTCTTCCAAGGATTGGATCAATCTTTCCATCTTTAGCCTGAGCTGTTAGATTTGTAGTAAACAAATCAAGGACTGTTCCATCGGCAGGAATTTCTTTTGCTTCTTCAGCTGATAGCATTTCAGATGCAACTGAAGCATCTTCAACTGAGCCTTTAAGAATATTATAAAACTCAGTCTTTAATTCTTCCTGTTTAATAGGTGCAAGAATATTTAACAAGTTGCTGCTTATTGCCTGCTCTGATGCTATAAAAACTTCAAACAATGCTCCTGATCTGATTTTCGTTTCGTGGTGATGGACGGAGCTTGTTATCCATGCTTGTTCCAGAAGTTCAGCAAGCAATGGAGACAGTTTTGGTTTGCCTGTATTTCCCTTTGTCATCTCTTCCAGATTCTTAATCACCCGGGATTGTACCTCACCCGCATCAATATTGTAATGTTTAAGAATCAAAGGTACATCACCCATTCCATCTTCGATTAAACAATTAAGCAGATGATCAAAAGTAATTTCATAATGTGAGCGATTTATTCCTAAACCAGTTGCCGTATCAAGATTTCTGATAAGATAGTTATTAAGCTTTACAAGAAGTGATTTTAAGTCCTTACTCTGCATTTTTATCTCCAGGAAATATTTTTATTTGATAATTAATTCTCATCAGAACTATTATACATTAAATTATTTTTTTGCTGATGAGTGAACTAAAACAGTGAATGTTGAAACTTTAATTTATCTCAAAAAGTTGTTCATAAGGCATATAAACTGAAATGATTTCGGAATGTGGTTTTCCAAGCCAAAGTGTTGAACCTAGCTTTAATCTATCATCATTCCAGGCAATAGTAGTTATAGTTTCACTTTTTATCTTAAAGCAAAAGTCATATTCAAGTCCATCGTTAAGATATATTGCCAGCAGTTCGGTTAGTTTTTTTGATTGTGTTTTACCGGGCAGAAATTCTAAATAATCACTGAATGACATTGGACCAATTTCGACACTTATTCTTCCGGTATAATCCAGTGCTTGTCTGCCGATAAAACTTGTTTCACCAAGAATATTATTATCATCTCCAAGCAAGGGTGCATCTGTTAGTTCAAGCCAGGTTGGCACAAACTCATTTATCTTATTTCCAAATTGCGGAAATAAATAATTCAGTAAAACTTCTAATCCGGATTTGTTTCTTACTCTAAGACTGAATAAACCGGAAAACTTGAGTAAGGCATAATCTGAAAGTTCGTTGTTTTTATTTTTTCCAAAGAAACCCCTGCCGCTAAAGGAACTAATCCTTTGAATTATTTTATTATTTTCATTGGAATTAAGATTCAGATAAAATCTGTATTTTTTCCATGACTGGTAATACAACCAGTAAAATCTGTTGTTAAAAATATCAAGAAAGTTTTGTAACGGAACCTGTCCTGCACCTAATATCCTTTGCTGAAAATCAACCTGCTCTACATAACATCTTGGTATTGGAGAATTAATGCCATATAAACCCAAAAAAGTAACAAGAAATGTAACCTCATCATTTTCAAATATAATTTTTTTGATGTCTGTCGGAGGATATTCGTACTTCTCATAAGGTCTAAATCTAATTCCGGTCTGTTCAAAAATAGATTCTTCCCTTTTAGGATGTAATTTTTTTACATAGCTGTCAGCAATTCTTGTAGCCTGCCAGACATTATACAATGGTCCGTTGTTTACAAGATCTTCAATTACAGCGGCAGTATTTTCCCGATTATCGGTTCCCATAAATATTCTTTATTTGTTCCGGATTCTGTAATCCTTAGTTGCACAAACGAATTTACAGTTACATATTGTGATAAAAACTTATTCAGTAATAATCCAAAGAGATAGATATCACCCGCACCGTGTTCAAACTCATTTGGGTCAATAGTAATATGAAATTCTATTCCGCGGATAATACTTCTGTTTTTCATCTTACTGATAATTTTAGGTTTATCTATTCTTAATATGCCATCAATACGTTTTTTATTTGGATGATTATGTATTTTGAACCAGTTATAAAGATTAAGAATACTCTTTAACGTCTCAACTTCTGAAAGGCTTGTATAACTGACTGATAGATTAGCAATAAGTGACCAGAGATAATTGCTCTTGTCAGGTCCTTCAAGAACATCAGTTGGAATAGTAACATTTGATGCTTCTATGCCAACAGGAAAATTTATCGGTTCTTTAATGGCTCCAACTTCCAAATATGAAGCCGGTAAAAACCCGTTTGAAAGAGTTGCCTGAATGCTTAATGTTTCTTTGGGAAAATCATCCTCTTCCATACTCGGTCCAAATAAACGAATAAATGTTTCTGACATATCGCTTATTTGAGTTCTTCTGAATACAGAAAAAAACCTTTTATAATTATAATCCGGATCACTTGTATCAAGAATATCGTGTGAAGAAATCGGTATATATTTATATTGTTCAATTTTACTCTCACTGATTCCCGAAACCTTATCAACTGAATATATCTCTCTGCTTTTTCTTCTGTCAATATCAGGAACTATATAATATTCCGGCAAACGCTGATTGACAATTACTTCTTCAGTCATTCTGCTGAATAGATTAACTATCGGTGTACAATGCAAAGAAATATTTTTTATTGTTGCCCATTTTTCTTTTACAATTCTTCTGTTAAAATCTATTTTAATTTCAAATGCGCCTGACTGTCCTGAACTTTTAAACTGTTCTAATCCATTTATCTGAATAAAAAAGAATTTTTCAGGAAAAGAAAAGTATTCCTGAAGAAGTTTATATCCGCTGAATGTTTGTTTTGAATAAGGCAGAATTGAATTATCCCTGATTGAATAATCCTCAGTAAACAAATCAGGTATTTCAATTCTGAAATCTTTGATCTCTGTATATGGTGCTTTATTATCTGATAACTCTTTAACCGAAATTGAGGAAACAAAATTTGTAAGGAAATAGAGCAGTTCATATTTAATAGATGCAGCGCCTTGTAAATATATCTGAAAGTTATTCATTTGAAGAGATTCATAATCAACATTTCTATCAGGCTGAATTTTAAGTTTCAGAATTGAATTTCCCTTAGTTGAGTCCTCAACGGTAACATCTGAAAGAGCCATTGGTCTTACAACTACATCCTGAGTTGTGCGGAAAATAAAATCAGCAGGTTCTTCTTTCTCAGTTAGACGGCTTTTATCAGAAACTCCGGCATATACTTTATATCTGACTTTATATTTTGATGAGGTGGTTTGAATTTCACTGCCTTTATTAACAACAATTGGTTTGGATATTGCCCCTGGTTTATGTTTTAACTGAAGAATTGAACACGAAGGAAATGGTTTTAAAAGATTAGGAAACAATATTTCAAGAATACCTCCGGCAATTTCAGGAAATTCATCATCCAGTCTTTCCTGAATTCTTCCTGCAAGAAATGCAAAACCTTCAAATAGTCTTTCAACAAACGGATCTTTTCTTTCACGCTCGCTCATTCTGAGTCGAGAGCCAAGTGTAGGATGTTTTTTAGCAAACTCTTCACCAGCGGTCTGAAGAAAATTATATTCACGTTCGAAATATTTTTCTATCCCCAT is a window of Ignavibacterium sp. DNA encoding:
- the tssG gene encoding type VI secretion system baseplate subunit TssG → MGTDNRENTAAVIEDLVNNGPLYNVWQATRIADSYVKKLHPKREESIFEQTGIRFRPYEKYEYPPTDIKKIIFENDEVTFLVTFLGLYGINSPIPRCYVEQVDFQQRILGAGQVPLQNFLDIFNNRFYWLYYQSWKKYRFYLNLNSNENNKIIQRISSFSGRGFFGKNKNNELSDYALLKFSGLFSLRVRNKSGLEVLLNYLFPQFGNKINEFVPTWLELTDAPLLGDDNNILGETSFIGRQALDYTGRISVEIGPMSFSDYLEFLPGKTQSKKLTELLAIYLNDGLEYDFCFKIKSETITTIAWNDDRLKLGSTLWLGKPHSEIISVYMPYEQLFEIN
- the tssI gene encoding type VI secretion system tip protein TssI/VgrG, whose amino-acid sequence is MVSYKHNQPHYEIHFSEVKNEGINVLSFEGREKISELFEYQIRFISDNFELDSSKILNNPAALVFNRGDEDPFKIHGIISNLEQYGKSNEYNFYKVTLVPSLWRLGLNYQNAVFENYKIEDLIKTIFNKSSIDFKIDLKSSYPESEYLVQYKETDLNFINRRLEHYGIYYYFDHSSDKDIVVITDNNNNLPKIDSKEPIKFNLNKDPFGEDESIHEISCKEKVVTGLVKLKDYNYMFPEKQLIGQSQINNNDPGFYYDYGDNFLNENEAEFLAKVRNQEFIAQSKIFYGVSDCRLFRAGYRFNMDKHYRNDWNNEYILTSITYKGQQKSLFAFLPDQKKYEPTFECEFEAIPFSIEYRPLRNTPVPKVTGIMSAKILSNAGDEYASIDDHGRYRAKMNFDLSDEGATMPLRLSQFYSGPGYGIHFPNHEETELLWSCVDGNPDRPVGLGTVPNPSTATPVAQKNRKQNIIRTASGNEIVMDDSSRETKISLTSSGNHKLSLNDADKKIEIISKEDHKLIMNDEEQKIEVISKEGHKILMDDKNTKLEVMTKNGHFMKIDDSGGGEKIHFSDKPGNNYLTIDITNNKIVIESKNGDIDILAPKGEIKIQSKNLTIETEGDTKINSGNMKTETDQDYELSSANIKQEAKADLKIKALNITAEASAEHKIKGMNTTVEAGVNTQVKGSLVTVEASGINTIKGSLVKIN
- the tssH gene encoding type VI secretion system ATPase TssH; the encoded protein is MQSKDLKSLLVKLNNYLIRNLDTATGLGINRSHYEITFDHLLNCLIEDGMGDVPLILKHYNIDAGEVQSRVIKNLEEMTKGNTGKPKLSPLLAELLEQAWITSSVHHHETKIRSGALFEVFIASEQAISSNLLNILAPIKQEELKTEFYNILKGSVEDASVASEMLSAEEAKEIPADGTVLDLFTTNLTAQAKDGKIDPILGRDDEIIQVIEVLSRRKKSNPIILGEPGVGKTALVEGLAIKIASDEVPDVLKNNQIYSLDLGSLQAGTKMRGEFEKRLKAVITEIANSPTPAILFIDEAHTLIGAGASAGGGDAANLLKPALARGSFRAIAATTYLEYNKYFAKDAALERRFQPIYVGEPDDDKAVLMLRGIKTKYEGYHGIHITDEALEGAVKLSRRYIAGRQLPDKAVDLLDTAATRVKMSLTSKPPKLELLISELKSTEMAISSLKKDSDMDLAFNKESFEALKVKKENLEKEVKEKEDKWLKESELTRTLMELRKKKFAAANNGGADKSIIDEIEKVKKELSEIQDVRPQVFAEVTKNTVAEVIEAWTGIKVGNMTKDEMTTMLQLEDELRKRVLGQDHAIKQIADVLRGAKVGIKKEEGPIGVFMLIGTSGVGKTELARAVAEVLFGDERFMVTLNMTEYQNEYNTSRLIGADPGLVGYGEGGALSEPVRRRPYCVVLLDEIEKANSSVIDLFMQVFDRGMLQDADRRNIDFSNTIIFMTSNIASDVVFQKYNEGMNSPEDLLEELRPYLNQYFRPEFLGRVKPIVFLPLNAEAMRPIVEIKLNKIKKRLMQNRKLELSFDKKVVDDILESCTRAETGARNIDAIIDKKLAPEISSQMIAFMAEGKEPDKLMVTKAKDGSFKYKFS
- a CDS encoding PAAR domain-containing protein; the protein is MSFAARMGDTCAHGGAIVTGCPTVLIGNMPAARVGDMHMCPMVTPGTPPIPHVGGPILPPGSPTVLIGGVPAARMGDMATCVGPPDSIVMGCMTVMIGTAGSGSGSGGGAGSSGAASANAGARNALSGNVEATTRNEHWIEFELQDEAGNAVSGVNYLLTDTDNQESAAVVNSDGRIARDALKEGQCKVELFDLFGAEWSKEKAKMGDKIKLKVKSIGIKDGSKVEFRIFVKDINYSDHLLTKLDADINSDKAETEWELKVDEDLIKIVDYKENIGRYSRPFFYFDAYCNEMVAKSGILDVDDDIEIVFKDEEGNILANKEYQIYLPSGEIKKGKLDSNGKTKIEKIPPGKIKISFKP
- the tssF gene encoding type VI secretion system baseplate subunit TssF; amino-acid sequence: MGIEKYFEREYNFLQTAGEEFAKKHPTLGSRLRMSERERKDPFVERLFEGFAFLAGRIQERLDDEFPEIAGGILEILFPNLLKPFPSCSILQLKHKPGAISKPIVVNKGSEIQTTSSKYKVRYKVYAGVSDKSRLTEKEEPADFIFRTTQDVVVRPMALSDVTVEDSTKGNSILKLKIQPDRNVDYESLQMNNFQIYLQGAASIKYELLYFLTNFVSSISVKELSDNKAPYTEIKDFRIEIPDLFTEDYSIRDNSILPYSKQTFSGYKLLQEYFSFPEKFFFIQINGLEQFKSSGQSGAFEIKIDFNRRIVKEKWATIKNISLHCTPIVNLFSRMTEEVIVNQRLPEYYIVPDIDRRKSREIYSVDKVSGISESKIEQYKYIPISSHDILDTSDPDYNYKRFFSVFRRTQISDMSETFIRLFGPSMEEDDFPKETLSIQATLSNGFLPASYLEVGAIKEPINFPVGIEASNVTIPTDVLEGPDKSNYLWSLIANLSVSYTSLSEVETLKSILNLYNWFKIHNHPNKKRIDGILRIDKPKIISKMKNRSIIRGIEFHITIDPNEFEHGAGDIYLFGLLLNKFLSQYVTVNSFVQLRITESGTNKEYLWEPIIGKILPL